One genomic region from Spirosoma sp. KCTC 42546 encodes:
- a CDS encoding DUF1810 domain-containing protein — translation MKTDHSLKRFLDAQDTNYSRALAEIRNGRKQTHWMWYIFPQIAGLGVSETARFYAINDIQEARDYLEHPILGNRLVEIANAMLQIEGKSANQILGNPDDLKLHSSMTLFSLLDQTDPVFQAVLGKYFNGIPDQRTLAIVKNSSSTS, via the coding sequence ATGAAAACAGATCATTCCCTAAAGCGCTTTTTAGACGCTCAGGATACCAACTATTCCAGAGCCTTAGCCGAAATCAGGAACGGGCGAAAGCAGACCCACTGGATGTGGTATATTTTCCCCCAGATTGCCGGATTAGGCGTTAGTGAAACCGCCCGATTCTACGCCATTAACGACATTCAGGAAGCCCGCGACTACTTAGAGCATCCAATACTAGGAAACCGTTTGGTTGAAATAGCCAACGCAATGCTTCAGATTGAGGGAAAATCGGCCAATCAAATTCTGGGCAATCCAGACGATTTGAAATTACACTCCAGTATGACCCTTTTTAGCCTCCTGGATCAGACAGATCCTGTTTTTCAAGCGGTCTTAGGTAAGTATTTTAACGGCATACCGGATCAACGAACCCTGGCAATTGTCAAAAACAGCTCCTCAACCAGTTAG